The following proteins come from a genomic window of Venturia canescens isolate UGA chromosome 4, ASM1945775v1, whole genome shotgun sequence:
- the LOC122409064 gene encoding succinate dehydrogenase [ubiquinone] iron-sulfur subunit, mitochondrial-like, whose amino-acid sequence MANIVPQTCRNALKQVRGLHVSAVQNSEARLKTFSIYRWNPDKPNEKPYTQDYKVDLNSCGPMVLDALIKIKNEIDPTLTFRRSCREGICGSCAMNIGGTNTLACISKIDSDLTKNVKIYPLPHMYIVKDLVPDMNNFYTQYKNIQPWLQRNDGKKVGTQQYLQSVDDRKKLDGLYECILCACCSTSCPSYWWNGDKYLGPAVLMQAYRWIIDSRDTQSAERLDKLRDAYSVYRCHTIMNCTRTCPKGLNPGRAIAEIKKLLGNVIQKGKPGLDTTALHH is encoded by the exons ATGGCAAACATCGTGCCTCAAACCTGTAGGAATGCCCTAAAGCAG GTTCGAGGGCTACATGTGTCTGCTGTACAAAATTCGGAGGCTAGGTTGAAAACTTTCTCGATTTATCGATGGAACCCTGACAAACCCAATGAAAAACCTTATACTCAAGATTACAAGGTTGATTTGAACTC ATGCGGTCCTATGGTTTTGGATGCTCTGATCAAGATCAAGAATGAGATCGACCCAACTCTTACGTTCAGAAGATCCTGTCGGGAGGGAATATGTGGCTCTTGTGCCATGAACATTGGCGGTACAAACACACTTGCTTGTATAAGCAAGATCGACAGTGACTTGACTAAGAATGTTAAAATTTATCCTTTGCCGCACATGTACATTGTTAAGGATCTCGTTCCGgatatgaataatttttacaCTCAGTATAAGAACATACAGCCCTGGTTGCAGAGGAATGACGGCAAAAAAGTTGGCACTCAACAGTACTTGCAGAGTGTTGACGATCGTAAAAAATTG GATGGTCTATACGAGTGCATTCTTTGCGCTTGCTGCAGTACATCGTGCCCGTCGTACTGGTGGAACGGTGACAAATATTTAGGACCCGCAGTACTTATGCAG GCTTATCGGTGGATAATTGACTCACGAGACACCCAATCGGCTGAACGTCTCGACAAACTGCGTGACGCTTACTCCGTCTATCGTTGTCACACAATTATGAACTGCACTCGCACCTGTCCAAAG GGATTGAATCCCGGTCGAGCTATAGCCGAGATCAAAAAACTCCTGGGTAACGTGATCCAAAAAGGAAAACCCGGACTCGACACAACGGCGTTGCATCATTGA
- the Nos gene encoding nitric oxide synthase, salivary gland, producing the protein MKDQEQTPCSKKPTKLRNLIYKTEAFDSLHPRGTEKTLCTNQVCLGSVMSLPVHGTESRTKEEILLHAKEFLEQYFSSIRRVNSDAHRLRWESVQKEVTATGTYQLSETELVFGAKLAWRNAARCIGRIQWSKLQVFDCRYVTTTSGMFEAICNHIKYGTNKGNIRSAITIFPQRTDGKHDFRVWNQQLIAYAGYKNKDGTILGDPANVEFTDICIKLGWRGPRNGIKTRFDILPLVLSANGHDPDYFDIPSELVLEVPIIHPTFEWFAELKLKWFAVPAVSGMVFDCGGLEFTAAPFNGWYMSTEIGSRDLCDVTRYNLLETIATSMGLDTRSPITLWKDKAMIEANVAVLYSFQMKNVTIVDHHTASESFMKHYENEMRLRNGCPADWLWIVPPISGSATTVFHQEMALYHLKPAYDAQEPAWKTHVWKKGRDKKSTSKKPRRKFHFKQIARAVKFTSKLFGRALSRRIKATVLFATETGTSQMYAEKLGELLGHAFHSQVLSMAEYDISNIEHEALLLVITSTFGNGDPPENGEAFAQNLYAMKMNETYTNSESKISLATSKSFIKANSQTEVGSMKKLDRLDSLRGSTTESQNEDTFGPLSNVRFAVFALGSSAYPNFCAFGHYVDNLLGELGGERLSRLSQGDEMCGQEQAFRKWAADTFAVACETFCLDDDETLLEVALSLGSEALTNSTVRFVEADPQPIAKSLSKCHNRNVTTCNMLKKTDLTTNDSGVTTLLLELDDIAGMEISYKPGDHLGVFACNKSDLVEGILARMEPEMNFDVPVELQMQKQSHTPNGIVKTWVPHDKFSPNSLRMLFTRFLDITTPPTPNLLRYFASIATNTKEQAQLNVLATDSTAYEDWKHWKYPNLLEVLDEFPSVRPFAPLFVLHLTPLQPRFYSISSSPLVHQGQIHLTVAIVQYKSQGGKGPVHYGVCSNYLNDISDGEPLYVFVRSAHNFYMPAKISAPMILVGPGTGIAPFRGFWHHRHAERKLHHHENYGKIWLFFGCRQRNLDLYRQEKKEMLETGVLDKVFLALSREPGITKTYVQHLIQAEASQIYNMLVHEQGHFYVCGDCTMAEDVYQTLKQIIQTHGQMLDREVEAYMLSLRDENRYHEDIFGITFRTAEVHNRSRETARIRLAHTEP; encoded by the exons ATGAAGGATCAAGAGCAAACCCCGTGCTCCAAAAAACCGACTAAATTACGGAACCTAATCTACAAAACTGAAGCTTTTGATTCTCTTCATCCTCGAGGAACTGAG aaaaCACTATGCACGAATCAAGTGTGTCTTGGCAGCGTAATGTCACTACCGGTCCACGGAACCGAGTCTCGAACCAAAGAAGAAATTCTTCTTCATGCCAAGGAATTTTTGGAACAATATTTCTCCTCGATCAGAAG AGTGAACAGCGATGCACATCGTTTACGATGGGAAAGTGTACAAAAAGAAGTCACAGCAACTGGCACTTATCAACTGAGCGAAACGGAATTGGTATTCGGTGCTAAATTAGCCTGGCGTAATGCGGCACGTTGCATTGGTCGCATACAATGGTCCAAATTGCAG gTTTTCGATTGTCGTTACGTCACAACAACCAGTGGAATGTTCGAAGCCATTTGCAATCACATCAAATACGGTACTAATAAAGGAAACATAAG GTCTGCTATAACAATATTTCCCCAAAGAACTGATGGTAAGCACGACTTTCGTGTATGGAATCAGCAATTGATCGCATACGCTggatacaaaaataaagatgGCACGATATTGGGCGATCCGGCAAACGTCGAATTTACAGAT ATTTGCATAAAGTTGGGCTGGCGAGGACCAAGGAATGGTATAAAAACGAGATTCGATATATTGCCACTCGTGCTGTCGGCGAATGGCCATGATCCAGATTATTTTGACATACCGAGTGAACTCGTGCTTGAAGTACCAATTATTCATCCGAC ATTCGAATGGTTCGCCGAATTGAAACTGAAATGGTTCGCGGTGCCGGCAGTCTCAGGAATGGTTTTCGATTGCGGAGGCTTGGAATTCACAGCGGCTCCTTTCAATGGTTGGTACATGAGCACAGAAATAGGTTCTCGTGATCTTTGCGACGTCACCAGGTATAATCTACTCGAG ACAATTGCAACGTCAATGGGCTTGGATACGAGAAGTCCAATTACTTTGTGGAAAGATAAAGCCATGATCGAAGCTAATGTCGCTGTGCTTTATAGTTTTCAG atgaaaaaCGTGACGATCGTCGATCACCATACAGCATCCGAATCTTTCATGAAAcattatgaaaatgaaatgcgTTTACGAAACGGCTGCCCGGCGGATTGGCTGTGGATCGTACCCCCCATTTCCGGTTCTGCAACGACCGTTTTCCATCAGGAAATGGCACTCTATCATCTCAAACCAGCTTATGATGCTCAG GAACCAGCATGGAAAACTCACGTGTGGAAAAAGGGCAGAGACAAAAAGTCGACGTCGAAAAAGCCACGAAGGAAATTCCATTTCAAACAAATAGCGAG AGCTGTCAAGTTCACTTCAAAGTTATTTGGACGTGCATTGTCACGTAGAATCAAAGCTACAGTTCTGTTTGCAACGGAAACCGGAACTTCGCAAATGTATGCCGAGAAACTCGGAGAACTCCTGGGTCACGCTTTTCATTCGCAAGTTTTAAGTATGGCCGAGTACGACATTAGTAATATCGAGCACGAGGCTCTTCTTCTTGTTATTACATCGACATTCGGCAATGGTGATCCCCCTGAAAATGGAGAG GCTTTTGCACAAAATTTATACGCCATGAAAATGAATGAGACGTACACCAACAGTGAAAGTAAAATCAG tctGGCTACTTCGAAATCTTTCATTAAAGCTAACAGCCAAACTGAAGTGGGAAGCATGAAGAAATTGGACAGGCTCGACTCTCTGAGAGGCTCGACGACAGAATCGCAGAATGAAGATACGTTTGGGCCCTTGAGTAACGTCAG aTTCGCTGTATTCGCACTCGGCTCTTCAGCTTATCCAAATTTTTGTGCATTTGGTCATTACGTTGACAATCTTTTGGGTGAGCTTGGCGGTGAGAGATTGTCGCGATTATCCCAGGGCGATGAAATGTGTGGCCAGGAACAAGCATTCAGAAAATGGGCTGCCGATACTTTTGCA GTCGCCTGCGAAACTTTTTGTCTCGACGATGACGAAACATTGCTGGAAGTTGCCTTATCACTGGGCTCGGAAGCTCTCACGAATTCGACTGTTCGTTTCGTCGAAGCGGATCCACAACCGATAGCAAAAT CTCTGAGCAAATGTCACAACAGAAACGTGACGACTTGCAACATGCTGAAAAAAACGGATTTGACAACCAACGATTCAGG agTAACTACTCTTCTTTTGGAATTGGACGATATCGCGGGTATGGAAATATCCTACAAGCCGGGCGATCATCTCGGTGTATTTGCTTGCAACAAAAGTGATTTGGTGGAAGGAATTCTTGCTCGAATGGAACCAGAGATGAATTTCGATGTCCCAGTTGAATTGCAGATGCAAAAACAGTCTCACACGCCCAACG GAATCGTCAAAACTTGGGTACCCCACGACAAGTTTTCTCCAAACTCTTTGAGGATGTTGTTCACGCGTTTTCTGGATATAACAACTCCACCAACGCCCAATTTGCTAAGATACTTTGCTTCCATTGCTACGAATACGAAGGAGCAGGCTCAACTCAATGTTTTAGCTACG GACTCAACGGCTTACGAGGACTGGAAGCACTGGAAGTATCCAAACCTGTTGGAAGTTCTCGATGAATTTCCATCGGTCAGGCCATTTGCTCCGCTCTTTGTTCTCCATTTGACTCCTCTGCAGCCTCGCTTTTACAGCATATCTTCTTCACCGTTGGTTCATCAAGGTCAAATTCATCTGACCGTAGCAATCGTGCAGTACAAATCacaag gTGGGAAAGGTCCAGTGCATTATGGCGTATGCTCCAATTACCTTAATGACATTTCGGACGGAGAGCCTCTCTACGTATTTGTGAGAAG tGCCCACAATTTTTATATGCCAGCGAAAATCAGCGCCCCCATGATTCTCGTTGGTCCTGGAACTGGAATTGCACCTTTTCGTGGATTTTGGCATCACCGACACGCCGAACGAAAATTACATCACC ATGAGAATTATGGCAAAATATGGTTGTTCTTTGGTTGTCGTCAAAGAAATTTGGATCTGTATAGgcaagaaaagaaagaaatgctCGAAACCGGGGTCTTGGACAAAGTTTTTCTCGCCTTGTCCCGTGAACCCGGTATTACTAAG ACTTACGTTCAACATTTGATACAAGCCGAAGCGTCACAAATTTACAATATGCTGGTGCACGAACAAGGACACTTTTACGTTTGCGGCGACTGTACAATGGCCGAGGACGTTTATCAAACTTTGAAACAAATTATACAAACTCATGGACAGATGCTCGACAGAGAGGTTGAGGCCTACATGCTCAGTTTAAGG GACGAAAATCGTTATCACGAGGACATTTTCGGTATAACATTTCGAACGGCCGAGGTTCATAACCGTTCGCGTGAAACGGCAAGAATAAGGTTGGCCCATACAGAGCCTTAA
- the LOC122409066 gene encoding coenzyme Q-binding protein COQ10 homolog B, mitochondrial, protein MFRLACPMGKNTLNRGFSEPGKLVAIQNSRFFAVDKDKTKEYEGRKLVGFSVEQMYNVVADVENYKKFVPFCKKSDILSRNEDSLRASLVIGFPPLNESYTSKVTMKRPHYVKAECTDGKLFNHLNTLWIFTPGLKNNTETSVIDFSLSFEFKSILHSHLSNLFFNEIVRQMENAFIQEARKRYGRPCIKTVRLER, encoded by the exons ATGTTTAG attagCATGTCCCATGGGTAAAAATACCTTGAATCGAGGGTTTTCCGAGCCTGGGAAGCTAGTAGCGATTCAAAACTCGCGCTTTTTTGCAGTCGACAAAGATAAAACGAAAGAATACGAGGGCAGGAAACTCGTTGG ATTTTCCGTCGAGCAGATGTACAACGTGGTGGCAGACGTcgagaattataaaaaatttgtgccATTCTGTAAAAAATCAGATATTTTATCGAGAAACGAAGATTCGTTGAGGGCCAGTTTAGTCATCGGTTTTCCGCCGTTAAACGAGAGTTATACATCGAAAGTAACAATGAAACGTCCGCATTACGTGAAAGCAGAATGTACCGATGGCAAATTATTCAATCATTTGAATACATTGTGGATTTTTACTCCAGGATTGAAAAACAATACAGAAACATCGgtgatcgatttttctctctctttcgaatTCAAATCAATCCTTCACTCTCATTTGtcaaacttatttttcaatgaaatcgtACGACAAATGGAGAACGCCTTTATCCAAGAAGCGAGAAAACGTTACGGACGTCCGTGCATTAAAACTGTGAGATTGGagcgatga
- the Dp1 gene encoding vigilin, which yields MMQQQQPVMEEGTAYEPPTYDETFPVLPGSASNSNNPHAQPINNRMRVGCSVVTQVFHVPLEERKFDHSDKFGEGESMRTCQAIMRETHAHIEMCSSKNQSLTFVLNGKINEVLEAKRRILATFQTQASKQISIPKEHHRWILGKQRSRLNELEIKTATKISLPGVDVQSDIITITGTKEGIEKAEHEIKVISDEQSRKAFERITVPKIYHPFICGAHNEKLSAMIAETGARINIPPPSVQNDDITIAGEKEGVAAAKRMIENIYNDMEKRCTTVSVEVPKSQHKYVVGPRNSTIAEILQLTGVSVEMPPNDSPIGTIKLRGPQEKLGQALNTVYEKANSVRTAVVEAPSWIHKYIIGRKGANIKKLTGDLPKVHVEFTMKDDKIKIEGPPEDVEKAKLELDTVAHDLMSKLTFVDLQVDPKYFKYIIGKNGANINRLKEETGVDLNFSEVGGSKMIRIEGNPEGVREAETKLMDMVKKLDNEKEKDVIIDHRYYASIIGSKGDNIKEIRDKFNNVQITIPGPGEKDDIVKIRGPKEDVDKCHKHLMQLVKELDENTHVLEFPIFKQFHKFVIGRGGGNIRKIREETHTKIDLPAEGVKSEVITITGKKKNVEEARDKIQKIQNELSNIVTEEISIPPKFYNSLIGIGGKLIHSIMEDCGGVTIKFPPADSKSDKVSIKGPKDDVEKAKQQLLEQTNEKQLASFTDTVRANPVHHKFIIGKHGANIKKIRESTGARIVFPTDKDEDNELITVIGKKDAVEKAKAELEAMIKDINNSVEDEICIDPKHHRHFVARRGGVLYRIADECGGVQISFPRAGVDSDKVTLKGPRDCIEAAKQRMREIVQELESMVTVECVIPQKHHRTVMGSRGSKVQNITSEFDVQIKFPEREQHDENNTNNAENPQVNGDENGETVQTSENPLPCDIVRITGQPEKVEAAKQALLDLVPVVIEVEVPFDLHRLIIGRSGRDVRTLMSKYDVHITLSSAEEKQDLIKIIGTKSCVEEAKEAILERCRDLEAQKQERELKSYELKLEVDPEYHPKLIGRRGAVIKKIRTDHDVQVNFPHKGDPDEHIITITGFEKNAHDARDEIMKIVNELNGLTKEEISINSAVHSRLIGARGKNIRKIMEDFKVDINFPRKDDSDPDLVTIIGPEDNVADAKDHLLNLEDEYLQDLEDKDALNSFLVNKRKTGREHGNSESDPGFVVKGGPWEQEGSKIAPNTASVEDFPSFRGHDSSQPPISTPDGPWGKR from the exons ATgatgcagcagcagcagccagTGATGGAGGAGGGGACGGCGTACGAGCCACCTACGTATGATGAAACATTCCCAGTCCTTCCAGGATCAGCATCCAACTCGAATAATCCTCATGCTCAGCCTATCAACAATAGAATGCGTGTTGGATGTTCTGTCGTTACTCAA GTTTTTCATGTGCCCCTGGAAGAGCGTAAATTCGATCACAGTGACAAATTCGGTGAAGGCGAGTCAATGAGGACATGTCAGGCGATAATGCGGGAGACTCACGCCCACATTGAGATGTGCTCGTCGAAGAATCAATCGTTGACTTTTGTTTTGAATGGCAAAATCAATGAGGTGCTCGAGGCGAAACGTCGTATCTTGGCGACTTTTCAGACTCAAGCTAGCAAACAAATATCCATTCCTAAAGAGCATCATCGTTGGATACTCGGCAAGCAAAGATCACGCTTGAATGAGcttgaaataaaaactgcAACAAAAATTAGTCTACCCGGTGTTGATGTACAATCTGATATTATTACTATTACCGGCACTAAAGAAGGAATTGAAAAAGCCGAACACGAAATCAAAGTCATTTCTGACGAGCAG TCGAGAAAAGCGTTCGAACGGATAACCGTGCCAAAGATTTACCATCCGTTCATATGCGGCGCTCACAATGAGAAACTTAGTGCCATGATTGCCGAAACAGGGGCaagaataaatattccacCACCTTCCGTCCAAAACGACGATATAACCATTGCCGGCGAAAAGGAGGGTGTCGCAGCAGCCAAACGAATGATTGAGAACATTTACAATGACATG gaaAAGAGGTGTACGACTGTTTCCGTGGAGGTGCCAAAATCCCAGCACAAGTACGTTGTTGGTCCTCGCAATAGTACAATCGCCGAAATTCTACAATTGACCGGTGTCAGCGTTGAAATGCCACCAAACGATTCTCCCATAGGAACCATTAAGTTACGAGGACCTCAGGAAAAATTGGGCCAAG CTCTGAACACCGTATATGAGAAAGCGAACAGCGTTCGCACAGCCGTTGTTGAAGCTCCATCATGGATTCACAAGTATATAATCGGTAGAAAAGGTgccaacataaaaaaattgaccggTGATTTGCCCAAGGTCCATGTTGAGTTTACGATGAAagatgataaaataaaaatcgaaggacCGCCCGAAGATGTGGAAAAAGCGAAATTGGAGTTGGACACCGTTGCCCATGATCTCATGAGCAAACTCACGTTCGTCGACCTTCAAGTTGACCCGAAATACTTTAAATACATTATAGGAAAAAACGGCGCAAATA TAAATCGATTGAAGGAGGAAACGGGGGTTGATCTAAATTTCTCTGAAGTGGGTGGTTCTAAAATGATTCGGATCGAAGGAAATCCGGAAGGTGTGAGAGAAGCTGAAACG aAACTTATGGATATGGTCAAAAAGTTAGacaacgagaaagaaaaagatgtAATAATCGATCATCGTTACTACGCGAGTATAATAGGAAGCAAAGGTGACAACATCAAAGAAATTCGTGACAAATTCAATAACGTACAAATTACGATTCCCGGACCGGGTGAGAAGGACGATATCGTTAAAATTCGAGGTCCCAAAGAGGACGTCGACAAGTGCCATAAACATTTGATGCAGCTCGTCAAGGAACTTGACGAGAATACCCATGTTCTCGAATTCCCGATATTCAAACAGTTTCACAAATTCGTTATCGGCCGTGGGGGTGGAAATATCCGCAAG attCGAGAGGAAACTCATACGAAAATTGACTTACCAGCCGAGGGAGTCAAAAGCGAGGTGATCACAATaactggaaagaaaaaaaatgtcgaggaAGCGAGggacaaaattcaaaaaattcaaaacgaaTTGAGCAACATTGTAACCGAAGAAATATCTATTCCTCCGAAATTTTACAACTCTCTCATCGGTATCGGTGGCAAACTCATACATTCAATAATGGAAGATTGCGGAGGTGTTACTATCAAATTTCCACCGGCAGATAGTAAAAGCGACAAG GTGAGCATCAAAGGACCCAAGGACGATGTTGAAAAGGCCAAACAGCAATTGCTCGAACAAACGAATGAGAAACAATTAGCCAGTTTTACGGACACTGTGCGTGCCAATCCTGTACATCACAAATTTATCATTGGCAAACACGGTGCCAATATTAAAAAG ATTAGAGAATCAACAGGAGCTCGCATAGTTTTTCCCACTGATAAAGATGAGGACAACGAGCTGATAACGGTGATCGGAAAGAAGGATGCCGTGGAAAAAGCAAAGGCCGAACTGGAAGCAATGATTAAAGACATT AACAACAGCGTTGAGGATGAGATCTGCATTGATCCAAAACACCATAGGCATTTCGTTGCACGTAGGGGCGGAGTTTTGTATCGTATAGCCGACGAATGTGGTGGCGTGCAAATATCATTTCCACGAGCCGGTGTTGACAGCGATAAAGTTACGCTGAAGGGACCTCGTGATTGTATCGAAGCTGCAAAACAACGAATGCGAGAAATTGTGCAAGAACTG gaATCCATGGTGACCGTAGAGTGTGTCATTCCCCAAAAACACCATCGAACAGTGATGGGATCAAGGGGTTCCAAAGTTCAAAATATAACGTCTGAATTTGACGTACAAATAAAATTCCCGGAGAGAGAACAACACGACGAAAACAACACGAATAACGCGGAGAATCCGCAGGTGAACGGCGATGAAAACGGCGAGACTGTTCAAACATCAGAAAACCCATTGCCTTGCGATATCGTTCGGATTACCGGACAACCGGAAAAAGTAGAGGCTGCGAAACAAGCGCTTCTTGATCTTGTGCCGGTTGTTATCGAGGTTGAGGTACCTTTTGACCTCCATCGCCTCATTATCGGACGTTCCGGTCGAGACGTGCGTACTTTAATGTCAAAATACGATGTTCACATCACTCTCTCCTCGGccgaagaaaaacaagatttGATCAAGATCATAGGCACAAAGTCTTGCGTCGAAGAAGCCAAAGAGGCGATCCTTGAAAGGTGCCGCGATCTTGAGGCTCAAAAACAAGAACGTGAACTCAAATCTTACGAGCTGAAG ctCGAAGTTGATCCAGAATATCATCCGAAATTAATCGGTCGTCGTGGTGCTGTTATCAAGAAAATCCGTACAGACCACGACGTTCAAGTGAATTTCCCCCACAAGGGAGATCCGGATGAACATATCATAACCATAACCGGCTTCGAGAAAAACGCTCACGATGCGCGTGACGAGATAATGAAAATAGTTAATGAATTG AATGGATTGACCAAGGAAGAAATAAGCATAAACTCTGCAGTCCATTCTCGTCTCATAGGCGCAAGAGGCAAAAACATACGAAAAATTATGGAAGATTTCAAAGTCGACATAAACTTCCCCCGAAAAGATGACAGCGATCCTGACCTCGTGACTATTATAGGACCCGAGGATAACGTCGCTGACGCCAAGGATCATCTTCTCAATCTCGAAGACGAATat TTGCAAGATCTTGAAGACAAAGACGCATTAAATTCGTTTTTGGTGAACAAACGGAAAACTGGACGAGAACATGGTAACAGCGAGAGTGATCCCGGCTTCGTAGTCAAAGGTGGGCCATGGGAGCAAGAGGGTTCAAAAATAGCACCGAATACAGCGAGCGTTGAAGATTTCCCAAGCTTCCGTGGTCATGATTCGAGTCAGCCACCAATTTCGACACCCGATGGTCCTTGGGGTAAGCGTTAA
- the Gk1 gene encoding glycerol kinase, with product MPETGKHASFYVGAIDEGTSSARFLVFDVPKRKVITSHQIEIKQIYPQEGWVEQDPKEILNAVMECINQTMKKLNEMGIDKSLLKAVGVTNQRETTLVWDKETGEPLHNAIVWLDMRTTTTIEDLLETIPNKSRNKNYLKPLCGLPISPYFSALKIRWLMDHVPKVKQAIEANRCAFGTVDSWIIWNLSKGQLHITDVSNASRTMLMNIESLKWDPLLLKFFGVSTKVLPEIRSSSETYGYVSQPEIIAGVPISGCVGDQQGALLGQLCLRPGQAKATYGTGCFLLYNTGNIKVDSTHGLITTVAYKFGKEKATYALEGSVAVAGAALSWLRDNLKLLENITDTQDLAERVRTSGDVYFVPAFSGLYAPYWQQDARGVICGITEDTEQYHIIRAALEAVCFQTRDILEAMIQDSGTRLKTLLVDGGMTVNNLLMQLQADLTGISVVRPHMVESTALGAAILAAVGAGLMEITEVEPSQGTEFKTSINDDERDLRYSKWKMAIERSMKWDCQTSLVD from the exons ATGCCGGAAACGGGTAAACACGCGAGTTTTTACGTAGGTGCGATCGACGAAGGAACCAGCAGTGCTCGATTTTTG GTATTCGATGTACCAAAAAGAAAAGTCATTACTTCGCATCAAATagaaatcaaacaaatatatCCACAAGAAGGATGGGTCGAACAAGATCCTAAAGAGATTTTGAATGCTGTTATGGAATGCATTAATCAGACCATgaagaaattaaatgaaatggGCATCGACAAAAGTCTATTGAAAGCTGTCGGAGTCACTAATCAACGAGAAACTACTCTTGTTTGGGACAAAGAGACTGGAGAACCTCTTCATAATGCAATTG TTTGGCTAGACATGAGAACAACAACTACGATCGAGGATTTACTTGAAACCATACCAAACAAGAGtaggaataaaaattatttgaagccTCTGTGTGGTTTGCCCATATCGCCGTACTTCAGTGCCCTAAAAATTCGCTGGCTCATGGACCACGTTCCAAAAGTTAAGCAGGCTATCGAAGCTAATAGATGTGCTTTTGGTACTGTTGATAGCTGGATTATTTgg AATCTCTCAAAAGGGCAACTCCATATAACAGACGTATCAAACGCGTCTCGAACAATGTTGATGAACATCGAGAGTCTGAAGTGGGATCCtctgttgttgaaattttttggagtcTCGACGAAAGTCTTACCAGAAATTCGCTCAAGTTCTGAGACTTATGGTTACGTATCTCAACCGGAAATAATTGCTGGAGTACCGATTTCCGGT tgTGTTGGTGATCAACAAGGAGCGCTTCTGGGTCAATTGTGTCTGAGACCGGGCCAAGCAAAAGCTACTTATGGTACAGGATGTTTTCTTCTCTACAATACTGGAAATATT AAAGTCGATTCGACCCATGGCCTCATCACCACCGTCGCTTATAAgtttggaaaagaaaaagcaaCTTATGCACTCGAAGGTTCTGTCGCCGTGGCCGGGGCAGCGTTGTCTTGGTTGcgagataatttgaaattattggaaaacATAACGGACACTCAAGATCTAGCTGAACGTGTTCGTACTTCTGGCGACGTTTATTTTGTGCCTGCTTTTTCAGGACTTTACGCTCCGTATTGGCAACAGGATGCACGAGG GGTAATATGCGGGATAACTGAGGATACCGAACAATATCACATTATAAGAGCTGCTTTGGAGGCTGTTTGCTTCCAAACACGTGATATCCTCGAAGCCATGATCCAGGATTCGGGTACAAGATTGAAAACTTTACTCGTAGACGGTGGAATGACTGTAAACAATTTACTGATGCAGTTGCAGGCAGATTTGACTGGAATTTCAGttg TGAGACCACATATGGTGGAGTCGACGGCTCTCGGTGCAGCGATTCTTGCAGCCGTTGGTGCAGGATTGATGGAAATAACTGAAGTCGAGCCATCCCAAGGCACGGAATTTAAAACTTCCATCAATGAcgatg aacGAGACCTTCGCTACTCGAAATGGAAAATGGCAATCGAAAGATCAATGAAGTGGGACTGCCAAACCAGCTTGGTGGATTAG